From a single Papilio machaon chromosome 19, ilPapMach1.1, whole genome shotgun sequence genomic region:
- the LOC106708332 gene encoding uncharacterized protein LOC106708332: MHKNGSMYTKYYHKPNNIPKSNLGEYRLGEIDNEIETTYSTRQTTTIPLIIDLIKSFKNQKRLKTTVKYINEYPSETPTDEITDESSTEEIKQHNNEEKKHMIDVLTLLTLLDNLTKEYTAQTMRRSWSNKTAPTAPLCPYTISFGTSPRYKYQYPYFERNRTGDLVNMCYVCGLEQARIPVSSLCENAFDQDDWTYKKYSYKFIKYCRYDQYTNNYCVHTQDKRSIWGRWTGGCSMRRIDISGVYTQRTCRNREWPTRGHHFASHRMARLEFVLNGVKDGCTVSPGASLVPLSRGISLYARFIACVCKESLCNAGLSYMLLSYVRIFAHSLTPMILLAAT, translated from the exons ATGCACAAAAATGGTTCAATGTACACAAAATATTATCACAAACCTAACAACATTCCTAAATCAAATCTGGGTGAATACAGACTCGGTGAAATtgataatgaaattgaaactACTTATAGTACAAGACAGACGACAACGATTCCTTTAATAATCGATCtgattaaatcatttaaaaatcagAAAAGGTTAAAAACAACGGTAAAATATATCAACGAGTACCCATCAGAGACTCCAACAGATGAAATTACAGACGAATCTTCTACTGAAGAAATTAAGCAACACAACAACGAAGAGAAAAAACATATGATTGATGTACTGACACTTCTTACTTTGTTAGATAATTTGACTAAAGAATACACAGCACAGACTATGCGAAGATCGTGGTCCAACAAAACAGCGCCAACAGCGCCCCTCTGTCCGTATACGATCAGTTTCGGCACTTCCCCgagatataaatatcaatatccATACTTTGAACGAAACCGCACTGGTGATCTAGTCAATATG TGTTATGTATGCGGACTGGAACAGGCCCGAATCCCCGTAAGCTCGCTTTGTGAAAACGCCTTCGATCAAGATGACTGGACATATAAGAAGTATTCCtacaaattcataaaatattgccGCTACGATCAGTATAC TAACAATTACTGCGTCCACACTCAAGACAAGCGATCGATCTGGGGTCGATGGACGGGAGGCTGCTCTATGCGTAGGATAGACATCAGCGGCGTGTACACTCAGAGGACGTGCAGGAACCGGGAGTGGCCAACCAGGGGACATCACTTCGCCAGCCACAGAATGGCCAGGCTCGAGTTTGTACTCAAC ggAGTCAAAGATGGTTGTACTGTCAGTCCAGGCGCGTCTCTTGTGCCTCTTTCAAGAGGCATCTCTCTGTACGCTCGCTTCATTGCCTGCGTATGCAAAGAGTCACTATGTAATGCTGGCCTCTCCTATATGTTGCTATCATATGTACGGATATTTGCTCATAGCTTGACTCCTATGATACTTTTAGCTGCCACGTAG
- the LOC106708305 gene encoding zinc transporter ZIP9, which produces MDETVVLVLLVLVMLVGSYVAGSIPLNVSMSEDKLQKVTVFGAGLLVGTALAVIIPEGVRSLFSERVALVTKDYTPEPAVHSDLHSVIGISLVLGFVFMLLVDQLSSRYNDTTNPTEKNITATVGLVVHAAADGIALGAAATTSHADVELIVFLAIMLHKAPAAFGLVTFLMHAGLERNRIRKHLLIFSCSAPLLALLTYFGIGNESKQTLSDFNATGIAMLFSAGTFLYVATVHVLPELTHTHAHTHTLLPMQDGVPAKKGYGGLQLCEVLILAIGAMLPVILTMGHEH; this is translated from the exons ATGGATGAAACAGTGGTTTTGGTTTTGCTTGTTTTGGTGATGTTGGTGGGTTCTTATGTTGCTGGCAGTATTCCACTTAATGTTAGCATGTCAGAG gaCAAGCTACAGAAAGTGACAGTTTTTGGTGCGGGTCTATTAGTGGGTACAGCACTAGCAGTTATAATTCCGGAAGGAGTGCGGTCGCTGTTCTCCGAGAGAGTTGCACTTGTCACTAAAGATTACACACCAGAGCCTGCTGTACATAGCGACTTGCATTCCGTTATTGGCATATCTTTAGTTCTAG gttTCGTTTTTATGCTGCTGGTCGACCAGCTATCCTCGAGATATAATGACACGACAAATCCGACTGAAAAGAACATTACAGCAACAGTTGGATTGGTAGTCCATGCCGCTG CTGATGGCATAGCGCTGGGCGCGGCGGCCACCACATCTCATGCGGACGTGGAACTGATCGTATTTCTCGCCATTATGTTGCACAAGGCGCCCGCCGCCTTCGGCCTTGTTACATTCCTCATGCACGCCGGACTTGAGAG GAATCGGATACGTAAGCATTTGCTGATCTTTTCATGCTCAGCACCGCTGCTGGCGTTGCTCACATACTTTGGTATTGGTAACGAGAGCAAGCAGACGTTGAGTGATTTTAATGCTACAG gTATAGCGATGTTATTCTCAGCGGGCACATTTCTGTACGTAGCGACCGTACACGTGTTGCCGGAGTTGACGCACACACATGCGCACACGCATACGCTCCTGCCAATGCAAGATGGCGTCCCCGCAAAGAAAGGCTACGGCGGCCTGCAGCTGTGCGAAGTGCTCATACTGGCCATCGGTGCGATGCTCCCCGTCATACTTACAATGGGACATGAACATTAA